In Synechococcales cyanobacterium T60_A2020_003, one DNA window encodes the following:
- a CDS encoding phenylalanine--tRNA ligase subunit alpha: MSDAIATLDLTQLTGKQRQFLQLLQIQDTVPSLRSLCEQHGFDFNFIKGFLLSGALDGYVQWQERSQTHWELTPKGRDLDGAIPGATLAAYLLQGVCGLSTLQTELGEKFSINFGALRKEQAVELLDLDGIKQIKVLNSERLKLYPQRQALFEAIAHADTIPERSPQLDWLQQQSYITQVVDQDYALTVERSLRELDLRPVVTILTSDLILSGDWRTVELKPYNIHDQVPDVGYGRPSILTQCIQHIRNIFLNMGFDEMSGYIVESSFWNFDALFTPQDHPAREVQDTFYLANPQHVDLPDDPTLVKHVKSTHESTYGGQWTEEEASRAILRAHTTTSTARKLHQLQGQSGKYFSIDKVFRNESVDRTHLAEFHQIEGVVVGELLSVRTLMGYLTYFYGRLGFKDLIFKPTYNPYTEPSLEVLAYHSPSDRYIEVGNSGLFRTEMLEPLGCGDKATVAWGLGLERIAMLLYGIDSLSDLIGPEIQFR; encoded by the coding sequence ATGTCTGATGCGATCGCCACCCTTGATCTCACCCAACTCACGGGAAAACAGCGGCAGTTTTTGCAACTGCTCCAGATTCAGGATACGGTTCCCAGTCTGCGATCGCTCTGTGAGCAGCATGGTTTTGATTTCAATTTCATTAAAGGATTTTTGCTGAGCGGGGCACTGGATGGATATGTACAGTGGCAGGAGCGATCGCAAACCCATTGGGAGTTAACCCCAAAGGGACGAGATTTAGATGGTGCGATTCCGGGGGCGACCTTGGCGGCCTATCTCCTTCAAGGAGTATGTGGTCTATCGACCCTACAAACCGAACTGGGGGAAAAATTCAGCATTAATTTTGGGGCACTGCGGAAGGAACAGGCGGTTGAGCTTCTGGATCTGGACGGTATTAAGCAGATTAAGGTTCTCAATTCAGAACGTCTCAAACTCTATCCCCAACGACAGGCTCTCTTCGAGGCGATCGCCCACGCAGACACCATTCCAGAGCGATCGCCCCAATTAGACTGGTTACAGCAGCAGTCCTACATTACCCAAGTTGTAGATCAGGATTACGCCCTAACGGTAGAGCGATCGCTGCGTGAACTAGATCTCCGTCCCGTGGTCACGATCTTAACGAGTGATTTAATCCTATCTGGTGACTGGCGCACCGTCGAGTTAAAGCCCTACAACATTCACGACCAGGTTCCCGATGTGGGCTACGGTCGTCCCTCTATTTTGACTCAGTGCATCCAGCATATCCGCAACATTTTCCTGAATATGGGCTTTGATGAAATGTCTGGCTATATTGTAGAGTCGTCGTTTTGGAACTTTGATGCTCTCTTTACCCCCCAAGACCATCCCGCCCGCGAAGTCCAAGATACGTTCTATCTCGCCAATCCCCAGCACGTTGATCTGCCCGATGATCCCACACTGGTGAAGCATGTCAAATCCACCCATGAATCCACCTACGGCGGACAGTGGACAGAAGAAGAAGCCAGTCGTGCTATTCTCCGCGCCCACACCACCACCTCCACCGCTCGCAAGCTTCACCAACTTCAGGGTCAAAGCGGCAAATACTTTTCCATTGATAAAGTGTTCCGTAATGAAAGCGTAGACCGCACGCACCTCGCAGAGTTTCATCAGATTGAAGGCGTTGTGGTGGGTGAATTGCTCAGTGTCCGAACCTTGATGGGATATCTCACCTACTTTTACGGACGCTTGGGATTCAAAGATCTCATTTTCAAACCCACCTACAACCCCTACACGGAACCATCGTTGGAAGTCTTGGCCTACCACTCACCCAGCGATCGCTATATCGAAGTGGGCAACTCAGGTCTATTTCGTACGGAGATGTTGGAACCCTTGGGATGCGGTGACAAGGCGACTGTGGCCTGGGGGTTAGGGCTGGAACGTATCGCCATGCTCCTCTACGGCATCGACTCCCTCTCCGATCTGATTGGGCCAGAGATCCAATTCCGATAA
- a CDS encoding phenylalanine--tRNA ligase subunit beta: MPTVTFPLAYLTRLTQTSPAQLEKQAFSYGLDAVLREQELEVEVTAERPDLLAAEGFTRAINIYNQIPRTIPDQLEASGRTIHVSPTVESLRPCIAALVVENADLGDGGLEALIQFQEKVTQTFGRQRKKIAIGVYDLDQIWGDLRYVAVNSDALSFVPLKGDRPMTARQLLTDHPSGHLYASTLPTQDQVPVLMDERDTILSLPPIINAEGIGAVTAETRNLFIDVTGILQQTVMDTINILAHNFLDTGAQVKTVAIATPDGTQVTPSLTRKEIPFSAKFLNEVIGTSIPKQDLGLYLERMDLHPTGTDIVRVPTYRTDIFSQIDIAGDLLVAVGIENLQADFTSLKFYTGEADRLRSFVLKVGDWAQRMGLMEVKSYILTAPDLLEHFSSTYVQTANAKSRTYSATRTTLQAGLLEILSRNINAPKPINIYEIGEVLNLKSDGSIQETFLWGFASLDARASFAIAKSYIQTLLHALRIDYTLVECDASYYIPGRAASVIIDQQIVGQFGEIHPEVLQAFSFPEPVCSGELNCEILMQSHVKISEFYDARI; this comes from the coding sequence ATGCCTACCGTTACCTTTCCCCTGGCCTACCTAACTCGCCTCACCCAAACGTCGCCCGCTCAGCTTGAAAAGCAGGCTTTTAGCTACGGTTTAGATGCTGTTCTACGGGAGCAAGAGCTTGAAGTTGAAGTGACGGCAGAACGTCCCGATCTCCTTGCTGCCGAAGGGTTCACCCGGGCGATTAACATCTATAACCAGATCCCTCGCACCATTCCTGATCAATTAGAAGCCTCAGGACGCACGATCCATGTCTCGCCAACGGTCGAGTCTCTTCGTCCCTGTATTGCGGCGTTAGTCGTTGAAAATGCAGATTTAGGAGATGGTGGACTCGAAGCCCTGATTCAGTTTCAGGAAAAGGTCACCCAAACCTTTGGACGACAGCGGAAAAAGATCGCCATTGGGGTCTACGATCTGGATCAGATTTGGGGCGATCTCCGCTATGTGGCTGTCAATTCCGATGCGCTAAGCTTTGTTCCCCTCAAGGGCGATCGCCCCATGACCGCACGCCAGCTTCTGACGGATCATCCGTCGGGACATCTCTATGCTTCAACGTTACCGACCCAGGATCAGGTTCCGGTGCTAATGGACGAGCGGGACACGATTCTCTCCCTACCTCCCATTATTAATGCCGAAGGAATCGGAGCCGTCACCGCCGAAACGCGCAACCTGTTCATCGATGTCACGGGAATCTTGCAGCAAACAGTGATGGACACGATTAATATCCTGGCGCATAACTTTTTGGATACGGGTGCCCAGGTCAAAACGGTGGCGATCGCCACTCCGGATGGAACCCAAGTTACCCCTTCCCTAACGCGCAAAGAGATCCCTTTCTCGGCTAAATTCCTCAACGAAGTCATTGGTACTTCTATTCCTAAACAGGATCTTGGACTCTATCTTGAACGGATGGATCTACATCCTACCGGAACCGATATCGTGCGCGTACCCACCTATCGTACCGATATCTTTAGCCAGATCGACATTGCCGGGGATCTCCTAGTCGCGGTGGGGATTGAAAATCTGCAAGCGGATTTCACCAGTCTCAAGTTCTACACAGGGGAAGCCGATCGGTTACGAAGCTTTGTGCTTAAGGTTGGCGATTGGGCGCAGCGGATGGGATTAATGGAGGTCAAAAGCTACATCCTCACCGCTCCCGATCTTTTGGAACACTTTTCATCCACCTACGTGCAAACCGCAAATGCCAAGAGCCGCACCTACAGCGCTACCCGCACTACGCTACAGGCTGGTCTTTTAGAGATTTTGTCGCGCAACATCAACGCCCCTAAACCGATCAATATTTATGAAATCGGTGAAGTCTTGAACCTTAAATCCGACGGATCGATTCAGGAAACCTTCCTATGGGGATTTGCCAGTTTGGATGCCCGTGCTTCCTTTGCGATCGCCAAATCCTATATTCAGACTCTACTCCATGCCTTGAGGATTGACTATACGCTGGTCGAATGTGATGCCAGTTACTACATTCCGGGTCGGGCAGCATCCGTGATTATTGATCAACAGATTGTGGGACAGTTTGGCGAGATCCACCCCGAGGTTTTGCAGGCATTTTCCTTCCCTGAACCCGTATGTTCGGGGGAGTTAAACTGTGAAATCCTCATGCAGTCTCATGTAAAGATCTCTGAATTCTATGACGCTCGAATTTGA